One window from the genome of Rhodopirellula halodulae encodes:
- a CDS encoding type II toxin-antitoxin system RelE/ParE family toxin, translating into MLKIRETCGTIATQPNMGEERPGFRVHGCRSFSVGSYVIFFRVIEEGIEVSRVIHGSHDMRNI; encoded by the coding sequence ATACTGAAGATTCGTGAGACGTGCGGTACAATCGCAACGCAACCGAACATGGGCGAAGAGCGGCCGGGATTCCGCGTGCACGGATGCCGTTCATTTAGCGTCGGCAGTTACGTGATATTCTTCCGCGTGATCGAGGAAGGCATCGAAGTCTCGCGCGTGATTCACGGAAGCCACGACATGCGGAACATCTAG
- a CDS encoding ribbon-helix-helix domain-containing protein yields the protein MTTEIPSDLVPFVQRMVSEKRFLNESDVLAEGLRMLQSRESLRAEVKKGFDQLDAGQGIPAEDVYRRAEARISEIETGNV from the coding sequence ATGACAACCGAAATACCAAGTGATCTGGTGCCATTCGTTCAAAGAATGGTCTCTGAGAAGAGATTCCTAAATGAGTCCGACGTTCTGGCCGAAGGTCTGCGTATGTTGCAGTCACGCGAGTCGCTGCGCGCCGAAGTCAAGAAAGGGTTTGACCAGCTTGATGCGGGACAGGGAATTCCAGCCGAAGACGTATACCGCCGGGCGGAAGCGCGAATCAGTGAGATCGAGACTGGAAACGTTTGA
- a CDS encoding macro domain-containing protein: MTVGDVLDASADVLISTANPWLNMSGGVNGAIRAREPDIQSELRAHLESISESAIPATSVVRTSAGALPFSHIIHAVAIDPFYDSSHQIVADTLVAAFGLAVSIGATSVAMPTLATGYGPMTIDAFARAFADSVLCRFPIETVTIVVRSDENAGIINSVLAAET; this comes from the coding sequence GTGACCGTTGGCGACGTCCTCGATGCTTCGGCTGACGTCCTGATCTCCACCGCTAACCCGTGGCTCAATATGTCCGGCGGCGTTAACGGTGCTATACGCGCACGTGAACCTGACATTCAATCCGAACTTCGCGCACACCTCGAATCCATCAGTGAATCCGCGATTCCCGCCACATCGGTTGTTCGCACTTCCGCCGGTGCTTTGCCGTTTTCCCACATCATCCACGCGGTTGCAATCGACCCGTTCTACGATTCATCGCACCAGATCGTCGCTGACACCCTTGTGGCTGCTTTCGGTCTCGCGGTTTCTATCGGCGCAACATCCGTTGCCATGCCGACGCTCGCGACTGGCTACGGCCCAATGACGATTGACGCTTTCGCCCGTGCATTCGCGGATTCCGTATTGTGCCGATTCCCGATTGAGACCGTCACGATTGTGGTTCGCTCTGACGAGAATGCAGGGATCATCAACTCTGTGCTTGCAGCCGAAACGTAG
- a CDS encoding type II toxin-antitoxin system RelE/ParE family toxin, with protein sequence MAQIAWTMEAADCLEQIHDYIAADSATAASNVATGIYDKIQVLREHPRIGQRYEPITDREVRELLYGHYRIPYLIVNDDRIEILGVFHGAMDIDRYLK encoded by the coding sequence GTGGCGCAAATAGCATGGACAATGGAGGCAGCAGATTGCCTCGAACAAATCCATGACTACATCGCGGCTGACTCCGCGACTGCGGCGTCGAACGTTGCCACTGGCATCTATGACAAAATCCAGGTGCTTCGCGAACATCCTCGGATCGGTCAGCGATACGAACCGATCACTGATCGAGAAGTCCGCGAGCTTCTGTACGGCCACTATCGGATTCCATATCTTATCGTTAACGATGATCGAATCGAGATACTTGGCGTGTTTCATGGTGCCATGGACATTGACCGTTACCTGAAATAG